DNA sequence from the Malus domestica chromosome 11, GDT2T_hap1 genome:
AACTTTTTAAAATAGTGTGTAACTGCAtctaggggtggatttttttgccaaattgtcgtaccaaccgaattgccaaccgtgccataccgattttgtgccaaattttttgtaccaatcggtaatggtacggtattgtaccgtaccaaaatttcatggtacggtattggtaatggataccattaccacggtattaccgtaccataccaaaaatacaatataatttataatttataaattatataatagataattatataacacatatttataatattccaataatttgaaaataaaaccctacttatattagtattgttgttggtgactttgatatcttaaaattgtggaaatcaaacacaaaagagttcctaattctttcacaaaatagccaaaatatctttgtaacccccacttctactgttgctagtgaaaatgcatttagcctagggagaaaggttgtggacccttttagggtatccttgactcctaaaataatgGAGGCACTAGTGCGTACTAGTGGTTGACTTAGGGCagatgaagtaaacttctacaaggaaccaacgaaatatatgcttcaattttacaaggaaatgaaagaagaaaaaacaagaaagatatgctttaatttttttagtaaatttgttattaaatggttttcaactttaatttttcttgctactaattaatatgttttctttgtttgtaatgtatgcttgacacaaactcaatcttctacaagttcaatgcctctTCCAAAAGTttcgacatctcaagcttgaataactgatcaatgaattctcctttttgaagtttacttccaattttcatttggtttgaaactttaatttctatttggattgttaacttctatttgttttggttcgtaacttctatttggattgtaagcttaattttcatattgaatcttgatgcatcatttgaattattatgtgtgtgaattgtgaataatgaataatagattaatttaatctacaatgtatgagataaaggtacaaaaaaaaaagttttgcccttgaattgggttaaaaaaacaaaaacagattttgtcccaaaacaaaatggcaattaccattgccataccatgccaaccgaacttttggcaataccgaacttcggtataccgaaagtttggtacggtaatggtaatagattttactaaatcgaaagtttggtacggtaattggtacaagggttttggtacggtaaccgtaccgaacccacccctaactgCATCACGTTTAATGTCCGTGGTAGATAAAAAAATGCAGTGTGGCTACTAACAATATTGATCACGGACAATGTACGTGGTGCTTTAATACTTTCACAACGTGCTGACTAAGACCGTGGTAGTAAGTTGTTTTATCATAACGAGCTACTACTTGCCCGTTGTAAAATATTGTTATCCATAACATGCTGACTAGGCCTGTGATAAATGTTCATTTTTTATAACAGGCACATGGTGTCCGTGGTAAATTTGATGTGGTAAATGAACTGTTTTCTTATAGTGAAGACAAAAGACAAATTGTAAGAACTTAAAGAATTTGATCCTTGTCATCCAACCTACTTGAATCATATTTTGTAGACCACGAGATGTGACAATTAATGGTTCGATTACTTCTTTAAATCATTAAAGAAAGAATTCAACCATCAACTGTCAATCACATAGTCTACAAACATGATATCCCTagtattttcctttaaattagTACCAAATAACATCACATAAAAGGTGAAATACCAAAAAAGTTGATGATTATATTATAGGGGTGCACATAATCAAATTACAAACACTAAAGTTCACAACATGTAGATCTAGAGCATATTATATTAGTGAAACACTAAcgacttattattttattaacattttaacttCAAACCTCATtgagaaaataaacaaattaagcGATGATCTAGAGCATATTATATTAGTGATTAGGTGCCTTGATGTAAGCCACGTGGGTGGAATTGGCAACCTTGGTCAATGTTTTCAAATCGTAAGCTATCCAACACCTTGATGTATTTTTGTTGTAAAAGTAACCCAAACACTTGCAATTCGAAGTACACTTCTTAGCACAATTAGCCTCCTTTGTAGCTTCTCCCTTGGTGTACTTGCTCAAGAAGTGATCAACCCCTCCAACTTTGTAGTAGTGGAAGCTCTTGGCATCACAAGAAGTTAGCTTCTCAGGCTTACAAGTCTTGCTCCAACCCAATAATCCCTTAGAGGATGGGCAAGCAACACATTGGCTGTCCTCACAAAGGCCAAAAGTACCACATCGCTCGGGCAATTGGCACTCATTAGTTTCCCATAACCAATTATCTCTATCGAAAAGAGTGAAGGTCACCTCCCACGCACCCCAATCCACATTGTCATCGTAAGTGTAAAGCTTGACATTTCCATCTATTTCAAGCCTAAGGAATGTCAACATGCTATTGTATTTGGGCCTCGCTAGAATGTGGCCTCCCGCTAAGGTAGGGTTGACCACTTCAAATTGTAGGGTTAGGTCATAAGCATGGCCCTCATCTGTCTCTGGAGCACAATTAAATGTGACACGGTCAAATACGCTTTTGGCCGGTGTAACATCTGTAATTGAAAACTGAGTGTAGAGTAACGGCTTTGGGGAGTTGTTGCTCTTGTAATACAAAGATATTGACTTGGATTCCATCACTATGCTGTAAGGTCCATCTTTGTTTTCTGTCTCGGAGGCTCGACTCACCAGTTTGTTCACTGCTCTGGCCCTTAGAGATTGACCCACCAACAAGGTGTCAGTAGGGTGGTCAAAGCTTTGCCAGACAAAGTTGCTCTTCGAGTCATGGAGCACCATGTTGCCTGTTGGAAGCAACTTGAAGCCTACCACACCTTTATTGGCAGTGTTGGTTTGCCAAGCCACTCGGCCATCGGCATCCGCTAGTACAAGATTGCCATCTGTTCCAAACGCGAGGGTGGCATTTTCTCCAACTGGGTTTCCTCGATTGGCCTCCCAAACCCAACGTCTGAGTGACTCTGAGCGAGTCGTACCCATGCGAAGAGCTAGTGTAAAGGCATTTGGGCTAGTGTTGTAGAAGGCAAGTTGGAAGGGGGAGCTATACACATTAAGCATACGGTAGTTTCCATCATATTCTACAATGTAAGGCCCAAATTCTCCTTCGTTGACAAACTTGAATGTTTGATTAGCGGGAACTTGAGCTTGGGCATTGAAAGCaaatagagagaaaaggaaTAGCGAAAGCAATGATGACATGGTAAATGTGGGTGAAAGCATTGGAGAGTGCAGTTTTGTTGTGGAGATGTAGAATTAAgtacctttatttataatttaaattGGAATGATGACTGAGAT
Encoded proteins:
- the LOC103448765 gene encoding epidermis-specific secreted glycoprotein EP1-like; the encoded protein is MLSPTFTMSSLLSLFLFSLFAFNAQAQVPANQTFKFVNEGEFGPYIVEYDGNYRMLNVYSSPFQLAFYNTSPNAFTLALRMGTTRSESLRRWVWEANRGNPVGENATLAFGTDGNLVLADADGRVAWQTNTANKGVVGFKLLPTGNMVLHDSKSNFVWQSFDHPTDTLLVGQSLRARAVNKLVSRASETENKDGPYSIVMESKSISLYYKSNNSPKPLLYTQFSITDVTPAKSVFDRVTFNCAPETDEGHAYDLTLQFEVVNPTLAGGHILARPKYNSMLTFLRLEIDGNVKLYTYDDNVDWGAWEVTFTLFDRDNWLWETNECQLPERCGTFGLCEDSQCVACPSSKGLLGWSKTCKPEKLTSCDAKSFHYYKVGGVDHFLSKYTKGEATKEANCAKKCTSNCKCLGYFYNKNTSRCWIAYDLKTLTKVANSTHVAYIKAPNH